The genomic stretch TCACTGTCTCCGCCGCGCCGCCCACCGCGGCCACGGACGCGGTGAACTGCTGCGTCGTCCCTCTCGTGACGCTGGCCGTACCGGGCGTGACCGTTACGCCGGTGACAGCCGGAACAGGGCTGGGAGGATTTGAACCGGAATTGGGAACCGCGGTGACTAGATTGGCCCCAAAGGGTGGGACGATAGCTGTGTCAATCACGCCAATTTCCCCGGTATATTTGGTCAGCCTGACCAAAAAAATGACAATGTCGGACGGCGCCGTACCCGTACCGGTATACTTGATATTGACCGTACAGACCAGTGGATCGGTATAAGCATTCATCAGACTTGAAATGCCAAAATAGATACCGCCCTCCCTCTCGCCGGGAGAGGGGCTTATTCCGGAGACACTGTACGAAACGCTTGTGATTTCCACCTCCGATGGCAACGACACCAGGAAGTCAACACCGCCGAACGGCGCGTCCGGCTGAACGGTGATTTGAAAGCGGCCGCTTTGAGCGGCATCCAGGTTCACGGTGACCGGATCCAACGAATAAGAGAGCGCGTCCGCGCTCGCCACAGGCAAAAACAGGTTGACCGCCATGATGGCGACCAGGGCAGCCATAAGATTGCTAAAAAATTTTTTCACGAATACCCCTCTTCTCTTCATGGAATGTCTTCTAGCCCATCTGTGAAAATGCCAAAGCGCGACAAATGCTACATTTTTGTTTCACCTCCCCAACCCCGCGCCCGCGTCTCAGAGGCGGGGTGTTGCTTTCATGATGCGAGTCTTACCGAGCGCAAAATATGGGTTGACAAGGGAATCAAAAACAATTATAATGATTAAAAACAACAAATGATAGGGGTTGTATCTTGTGAAAAAATACCGTTTAATTGCCCTATGTGCTTGTTTCTATCTGGCGCTGACCGCGTGTGACAATCCACCGGAGCCGAGCCCGTCAAGTACGCCGGAACCGGAGATCACGAAGGATTCCGTGGCCTTCTACGTCGGCGAAGAACCGATCTATTACGCCGAATTTAACTTCCATGTCGTCTCTGGAATCAATACGTATTACAACAGCGAAGAGGGACAAGCAAGTGGATTTGACCCCAATCTTCCACTGGCCGAACAGTTTTACCAAGACTCCGAGCTCACGATGGAGGAGATGTTTACAGAGAACACGATAAAAGACTTGCAAAGCATTGTCGCGATGTATCTTGAGTCGAAGGTCAATGGATACGCAATAGACGAACAAGAAACAGAGAGTATCAATGCATACTTTGAAAGCCTGAATGTCTACATCGAACAGGAAGGCATCACAGAAGAAAAGGCATATGAGGATAAGTACGGGGTCGCCATGTCTCACGAGGAGGTATATGCCATCTTGGAGCGGAGTTTAACCGGCAAATCCTATGAGAGCTACATACGTGAAAACATGACCGCCACCGACCAAGAGCTTGAAGCGTTTTATGAAGAGCACAAAAACGAAGTCATACTCCCCGACTGTCACGAGGTGTCCCTGCGACTCATCAATTTCACCAACAAGCAAATCGCGTTGGACGTCCTGGAAAAGTTCGAAAACGGCGACAAATCCGAGGAATCGTTTATCGACTTGGTGGGGCAGTATTCAACAGACGAGGGGGACATCGAGTATGGAGGTCTGTACACCAACCTGTCGCCGCAGAATTACAGCGCCGCGTCATTTGACGAAGTGGAGTCCTGGGTATTCGACAACGTGCGTGTGCCGGGCGACTATAGCGTTCTCGACACGAAAAACGGATATGAGCTGGTATATTTTGTGGCAAAGGGAGACCCGCTCTGGAAGTCGTGGAGCCGTTACGCAAAAGAAAATTTAGATATCCAAAGTATCATCGACAAATATCCTATTTCCTATCCGGAAGGCCAAGAATCACCGCGCCGGCGCTGACGCTCGTAGCATCGACATTCGTGACAATACAAAAGTGCCTGCTGTGTGTGATCGCGCTTGAACAACAAGCCCGCTGTTTGTGCAAAGCAATTTGCGGCGATACGACTCCGGCTCATAAAGGTATACATTTCTGGACACATCCAATGTACCCATCCGGTCTTCCTCGGATTGACCAAAACTTACAAAATTCAAACAAATAGGGCCTTGACTTTTATATTAATTTGGGATATAATAAGGAAAAATCATAAGTTTTGATCTTATATCAACGCTTTCTAAAAGGTATACCTTTCCAGATGCGCTCAATCTCGGCAACCCTTTCTGCCACAGTCGGTATAGACTTCAATGTCTTCTATTTTTCTCAAAAAAACAGAACAGACTATTATCCATAAAATAACAGTCTGTTCTGTTTTTTATTGTTTATTCTCACTTTTTTCTACTATATCTGGTTGCGCACTCCTATATATAGTGGTTTAACCGCCCCGACTGCCGGCAGGGTACGTATTTTCTTATTTGCTTCCGCGCCCCGTCAGAGGCCTCGACGACGGAGTGTCTCAAGCTCAGGCCTCCAATCCACTCCCGGGAGACGAGCGCCGGGGGCTCTAGGTTGCAGAATATTCCATTGCCCTACACTGGGTCAGACCGTAGCGTATCATCGGGGACAACAGATTGGATACTGCCAAGGCTAAGTAGCTGTGACGCCCGTTTTTGCATGTGACGTTCAATTGCACTAAGGTTGTCTTCAGGGAGATTGATTTTCGGGTGGCGCGCAAAAGTGAATCCCAGCATTTTACGCAGCATGGCCGCTTGACGCGGTGTCATAGCCGACGCACAAATGCTCTCGAATTTCGCCCCGCAAGCGGGATGAGGTGATCTCGTCAAAGCGTACTTATCTAAGTCAGCATAACTGTCCTTCGAGGCAAAGTTGAACAGCGCATTGCCATTGTCAAACACTGGCGCGGGCGCGATCACTTTACCGGAATGATTGTCTCGAAGAACGCCAAAATTGTTGAAGTGCCTATCCTCATTGTATATGAGCGCATCAAAAACGAGCATGTCTCGTATGCTGTCGGCAAATGTCTGACCTTGCCGGTCATAGTATCGCACAACAGCGGCCAAACTACTATTTTTTACGATACGATAGATCGGCACATATGCCGTGTCGATATCAGTAAATAGCTTACACTTTGAAGCGAGAATTTCTTTCCAGTTCTCCAAATCATAGTGAACCGCATGGATACCCATATGCTCGGCGATCTGGCAAGCATAGTACTCACTGTAGGGTTCCTTACCTGTGTTGGATGCTCCTGACGTACCTCCCTTGTACAGATAAATACCATCTCTGTCAATGAACCGCCACGCTTTTGGAAGCATTCCATCCGTGGTCAGTTCAGGGGATGTCGTGAACACCACGTCGCCGTGAGGAGCGCCCGTATACGCCACAAGCGAGAGCATCTCCGAAAAACGATTTTCATAGAGATTACAGTCCGCAAATGTGCCGTCAAACCCTTGCGGAACAACCCAGTAGCTATCATTCAGCGACAGCCCTTTGCAGACATCAATGATGCCCTTTGGGTTATCGGCGGACAAACCAAGCGATTGTAAAATCTCCTCAACAAATGCTCTATTTTTGGGTATGACGCGCCGTCTCAGCCAGTCGCCGAGCGTATCGGGGTTGATCTGCTCAGCTGGGAGAAGATCCATCGGCAGCAATTCCGCCTTTTTCGGCACAACTGATATATGGCTGACATCAAGCGCCTCAAACGCTCCGCTTGTCATTTCAAACAAAAGCAGCGATTCATCAAATAGTCTAAGTTCATATTTGTTATCCATTTCAGACGGCCTCCGATTTTTTCTCTTCGTTTTGGCCTTTTATACAATCGCAAATCGCTGTTATTGCCAATCATAACACAAGGTATATTGATTTGTCAAGAGGATTCATCAGGAATTTGACAAAGGCCACAAATGATGGGGCTGCGGAGTATACATCCTCTCTCAGCCCTAGGCGCATACTCTGGATAAATCGGTGAAGGCGCCGCTCATTTTTGAACGGCGCCTTCGGTCTGTACGAGTAAGGATATCTAAAAAGGAGAGAAAGTGTATATGAATGACCAAGGTGCGGGTGTCCTATTGTTTCACGGCCACTAAGAACCTGTGCAGCATCGCTGCGAACTCGGCGCGGGTCGCCGTCCCCTGCGGGTCGAACGCGTCGTTTGACCTGCCCCTGATGATATCCTGCAAAACCAGCGCGTTCACGCTTTCTTGCGCATAGCCGCTGATCTTGTCCTTGTCGGTAAAGTCGCGCGTTTCGGCTGTGTTCTCCGGTATCTTTTTAAGGGCGTTCTCATAGCGGTGGATGATGGTCGCGAGTTGTTCCCGCGTGACGTTTTCATTGGGACCGAATTTGCCGTTCGGATAGCCGAGTACGATCTTTTCAGCCGCCGCCCAGATCACCGCGTCGGTGTAATACTCTCCCGCAGCCACATCGGGGAAGGGGTTGCCCAATTCGGAAACGTCAGGCCTCCCTTCCATGCGATACAACACGGTGACCACCATGCCGCGGGTAAGTGTCCTGTCGGGGCTAAACAGCGTGACCGACATGCCGTTCATCAATTCGTTTTCCCACATATAGTACACATCGCCGTAGAACCAGTCGCTCTCCGCGACGTCCGTGAACGGGAAGAGCGACGCGAGCGGCGCCGTGTTGTCGCCGACATCCTCTGTACCGCTTACGACGCTCGAACCGCCGCTCGAACCGCGGGTTATGGTAATAACGTACTCCTTTTTCGTTACATTGTCTTCAGCGGTCACGGTAACCGTGAGCCTGTTCACGCCCACGGCCAGAGAGAGCGCACCCGCACCCGCCACCTTCGCGCCTGCGTGATTGGCAACCGCCGTTACGGTGACGCCGCTCACGCCGTTGGCCACGGAGGATGTATAGGAAGTTGTATTCGGATCAAAAGCCGGGGTCAACGTACCGGGGCTGACTGTCAGACTGAAAAGCGTCGCATCTGTGGAACTTGCGGATGTGCCGCCGCCAAATGGAACCAGCGCGACCCTGATCTCCTTATCCGAAACGCGATCCTCAGTCGTATGTACAGGATCGTCCGGTTTTTCCCCGATTTTTGTATATTGCTTGATTTCTTTGATAACAAGAGCCGTTTCAACCGAACCCTCGTAAACAACGCTGACCGTACATGTCAGCGCGGCGGTAAATTTATTTTCCAACGCGTAACATGAAAAGTAAACCGTATCCGGCTTCTGGCCGCCAGGAGGCGTCATCGGAAGATTTTCGGCTGCGTCCGTCAAACTGTAACTGACCGAGCTGATCGTGACCCCGCTGGGCAGTTGAATCTCAAATTCGACGCCGGCA from Oscillospiraceae bacterium encodes the following:
- a CDS encoding XRE family transcriptional regulator is translated as MDNKYELRLFDESLLLFEMTSGAFEALDVSHISVVPKKAELLPMDLLPAEQINPDTLGDWLRRRVIPKNRAFVEEILQSLGLSADNPKGIIDVCKGLSLNDSYWVVPQGFDGTFADCNLYENRFSEMLSLVAYTGAPHGDVVFTTSPELTTDGMLPKAWRFIDRDGIYLYKGGTSGASNTGKEPYSEYYACQIAEHMGIHAVHYDLENWKEILASKCKLFTDIDTAYVPIYRIVKNSSLAAVVRYYDRQGQTFADSIRDMLVFDALIYNEDRHFNNFGVLRDNHSGKVIAPAPVFDNGNALFNFASKDSYADLDKYALTRSPHPACGAKFESICASAMTPRQAAMLRKMLGFTFARHPKINLPEDNLSAIERHMQKRASQLLSLGSIQSVVPDDTLRSDPV
- a CDS encoding S-layer homology domain-containing protein, whose translation is MKKILIALLIVILTTGLLATTAAAAVVGVLDYSVSSTRINMTEAGTGSFDITVPGSAAPYAGVEFEIQLPSGVTISSVSYSLTDAAENLPMTPPGGQKPDTVYFSCYALENKFTAALTCTVSVVYEGSVETALVIKEIKQYTKIGEKPDDPVHTTEDRVSDKEIRVALVPFGGGTSASSTDATLFSLTVSPGTLTPAFDPNTTSYTSSVANGVSGVTVTAVANHAGAKVAGAGALSLAVGVNRLTVTVTAEDNVTKKEYVITITRGSSGGSSVVSGTEDVGDNTAPLASLFPFTDVAESDWFYGDVYYMWENELMNGMSVTLFSPDRTLTRGMVVTVLYRMEGRPDVSELGNPFPDVAAGEYYTDAVIWAAAEKIVLGYPNGKFGPNENVTREQLATIIHRYENALKKIPENTAETRDFTDKDKISGYAQESVNALVLQDIIRGRSNDAFDPQGTATRAEFAAMLHRFLVAVKQ
- a CDS encoding peptidyl-prolyl cis-trans isomerase, yielding MKKYRLIALCACFYLALTACDNPPEPSPSSTPEPEITKDSVAFYVGEEPIYYAEFNFHVVSGINTYYNSEEGQASGFDPNLPLAEQFYQDSELTMEEMFTENTIKDLQSIVAMYLESKVNGYAIDEQETESINAYFESLNVYIEQEGITEEKAYEDKYGVAMSHEEVYAILERSLTGKSYESYIRENMTATDQELEAFYEEHKNEVILPDCHEVSLRLINFTNKQIALDVLEKFENGDKSEESFIDLVGQYSTDEGDIEYGGLYTNLSPQNYSAASFDEVESWVFDNVRVPGDYSVLDTKNGYELVYFVAKGDPLWKSWSRYAKENLDIQSIIDKYPISYPEGQESPRRR